Proteins from one Mercurialis annua linkage group LG7, ddMerAnnu1.2, whole genome shotgun sequence genomic window:
- the LOC126654857 gene encoding uncharacterized protein LOC126654857 isoform X2 yields MSSPGYCVVEQKACVGWVDKYFKDCLCNLKDEFSFGFGFVSLICWGVAEIPQIITNFRSKSSHGVSLAFLLTWVAGDIFNLVGCLLEPATLPTQLYTALLYTTSTIVLVLQGLYYDHVYRWLKCQKIEANPEVDDEKKPLKQKSGHDSGIPIPNSTSRSGKEYFYTSARSMASSGASPFRGYLRAAKSGPSAMGLHNESSSSDDEAAPAASARPVSQPRPIPRSAGYGTFLVTSLNLPLQSKGLRDAYTGVASRRLLHEGSGMEHSAVGQWLGWMMAAIYMGGRIPQILLNIKRGNVEGLNPLMFIFALVANLTYVLSIVVRTTKWDNLKPNMPWLLDAAVCVALDFFIILQYIYYRHFCERKMRHGEDYRDYYVDATKS; encoded by the exons ATGTCGTCGCCTGGTTATTGTGTTGTAGAACAGAAAGCTTGTGTTGGTTGggttgataaatattttaaagattgtCTCTGTAATTTAAAAGATGAATTTTCATTCGGGTTCGGGTTTGTTAGTTTAATCTGTTGGGGAGTTGCAGAAATCCCTCAAATTATTACCAACTTTCGCTCTAAGTCTAGCCATGGAGTTTCTCTTGCTTTCCTTCTAACTTGGGTTGCCGG GGATATATTCAATCTTGTCGGCTGTCTTCTTGAGCCGGCAACG CTGCCAACCCAGTTGTACACTGCACTA CTCTACACGACAAGCACAATAGTGCTAGTGTTGCAGGGTTTATACTATGATCATGTCTACAGGTGGTTGAAATGCCAGAAAATTGAAGCCAATCCAGAG GTGGACGATGAGAAGAAACCACTTAAACAAAAATCAGGGCATGATTCAGGCATTCCTATACCCAATTCCACATCCAGATCAGGCAAAGAGTATTTTTATAC TTCAGCTAGATCAATGGCGAGTAGTGGAGCTTCACCATTTCGAGGTTACCTTAGAGCAGCGAAAAGCGGTCCGTCGGCTATGGGACTTCACAATGAATCTTCTTCATCGGACGACGAGGCTGCACCGGCTGCTTCTGCTAGACCTGTTAGCCAGCCTAGACCAATTCCGCGATCG GCTGGCTATGGAACATTTCTAGTAACATCACTGAATTTGCCACTACAAAGCAAGGGTTTGAGAGATGCCTACACTGGAGTTGCTAGTAGAAGACTTTTACAT GAAGGTAGTGGAATGGAGCATAGTGCTGTTGGGCAGTGGTTAGGATGGATGATGGCAGCTATCTATATGGGTGGCAGAATTCCTCAAATCTTGTTAAAT ATCAAAAGAGGCAATGTAGAG GGCTTAAATCCTCTAATGTTCATATTTGCACTGGTGGCCAATCTCACTTATGTGCTAAG TATTGTGGTTAGAACTACAAAATGGGATAATCTCAAACCAAACATGCCATGGTTGCTGGATGCTGCAGTCTGTGTGGCCCTTGATTTCTTT ATCATATTGCAGTATATATACTATAGACACTTCTGTGAGAGAAAAATGAGACATGGAGAAGACTACAGAGACTACTATGTTGATGCCACCAAAAGCTGA
- the LOC126654857 gene encoding uncharacterized protein LOC126654857 isoform X1, whose product MSSPGYCVVEQKACVGWVDKYFKDCLCNLKDEFSFGFGFVSLICWGVAEIPQIITNFRSKSSHGVSLAFLLTWVAGDIFNLVGCLLEPATLPTQLYTALLYTTSTIVLVLQGLYYDHVYRWLKCQKIEANPEVDDEKKPLKQKSGHDSGIPIPNSTSRSGKEYFYTSARSMASSGASPFRGYLRAAKSGPSAMGLHNESSSSDDEAAPAASARPVSQPRPIPRSAGYGTFLVTSLNLPLQSKGLRDAYTGVASRRLLHQEGSGMEHSAVGQWLGWMMAAIYMGGRIPQILLNIKRGNVEGLNPLMFIFALVANLTYVLSIVVRTTKWDNLKPNMPWLLDAAVCVALDFFIILQYIYYRHFCERKMRHGEDYRDYYVDATKS is encoded by the exons ATGTCGTCGCCTGGTTATTGTGTTGTAGAACAGAAAGCTTGTGTTGGTTGggttgataaatattttaaagattgtCTCTGTAATTTAAAAGATGAATTTTCATTCGGGTTCGGGTTTGTTAGTTTAATCTGTTGGGGAGTTGCAGAAATCCCTCAAATTATTACCAACTTTCGCTCTAAGTCTAGCCATGGAGTTTCTCTTGCTTTCCTTCTAACTTGGGTTGCCGG GGATATATTCAATCTTGTCGGCTGTCTTCTTGAGCCGGCAACG CTGCCAACCCAGTTGTACACTGCACTA CTCTACACGACAAGCACAATAGTGCTAGTGTTGCAGGGTTTATACTATGATCATGTCTACAGGTGGTTGAAATGCCAGAAAATTGAAGCCAATCCAGAG GTGGACGATGAGAAGAAACCACTTAAACAAAAATCAGGGCATGATTCAGGCATTCCTATACCCAATTCCACATCCAGATCAGGCAAAGAGTATTTTTATAC TTCAGCTAGATCAATGGCGAGTAGTGGAGCTTCACCATTTCGAGGTTACCTTAGAGCAGCGAAAAGCGGTCCGTCGGCTATGGGACTTCACAATGAATCTTCTTCATCGGACGACGAGGCTGCACCGGCTGCTTCTGCTAGACCTGTTAGCCAGCCTAGACCAATTCCGCGATCG GCTGGCTATGGAACATTTCTAGTAACATCACTGAATTTGCCACTACAAAGCAAGGGTTTGAGAGATGCCTACACTGGAGTTGCTAGTAGAAGACTTTTACAT CAGGAAGGTAGTGGAATGGAGCATAGTGCTGTTGGGCAGTGGTTAGGATGGATGATGGCAGCTATCTATATGGGTGGCAGAATTCCTCAAATCTTGTTAAAT ATCAAAAGAGGCAATGTAGAG GGCTTAAATCCTCTAATGTTCATATTTGCACTGGTGGCCAATCTCACTTATGTGCTAAG TATTGTGGTTAGAACTACAAAATGGGATAATCTCAAACCAAACATGCCATGGTTGCTGGATGCTGCAGTCTGTGTGGCCCTTGATTTCTTT ATCATATTGCAGTATATATACTATAGACACTTCTGTGAGAGAAAAATGAGACATGGAGAAGACTACAGAGACTACTATGTTGATGCCACCAAAAGCTGA